From Bos taurus isolate L1 Dominette 01449 registration number 42190680 breed Hereford chromosome 29, ARS-UCD2.0, whole genome shotgun sequence, a single genomic window includes:
- the ANO9 gene encoding anoctamin-9 isoform X3, with amino-acid sequence MFAQGEDSLRILVPTEGESLPLMDINTCETEAPELWDYVFVVDRRTQRNPGQVQRQRQFLEELENQGFRYKAMEDQEKEFFGIRADNRMFDRYWRLTETEDTVPRGELSRPTSIRATNRIRIVDFVLNSKMAAGDTLQDLVKDGVFEAGFPLHKGEEHLKKKWARWRSMFQRQPISDIRDYFGEKVALYFAWLGWYTYMLVPAAVIGLIVFLSGFSQFEASQISKEICKAHDIYMCPRGDHNRRFQRLSDTCAYAKLTHLFDNEGTVLFAIFMALWATVFLELWKRERARVVLQWELYGWDEDQEEMALGLISCPDHQPQLHQHSYLRSTVILLLSLLMICLMIGMAHVLVVYRVLAAALFNSALPFLGEQVTTAVVVSGALVHYVIILIMTKINKYVALKLCDFEKPRTFSERESKFTIKFFTLQFFAHFSSLIYIAFILGRINGHPGKTVRLAGLWKLEECHLSGCMMDLFVQMAIIMGLKQTLSNCVEYLKPWLAHKCRSLRAPSQDPELGHWQRNYRLNPVYTFSLFNEFMEMMIQYGFTTIFVAAFPLAPLLALFSNLVEIRLDAIKMVRLQRRLVPRKAKDIGTWLQVLEIIGVLAVIANGMVIAFTSEFIPRVVYKYRYGPCRRGAQSEVDCFTGYVNHSLSVFYTKDFQDPAKIEGWENVTECRYRDYFSAQDSNFSEQQWFLLAIRLAFLILFEHVALCIKLIAAWFVPDVPQSVKNEVLKKKYQRLEEKSCSPKSTDV; translated from the exons ATGTTTGCTCAG GGAGAAGACAGTCTCCGGATCCTGGTGCCGACGGAAGGTGAGAGCCTTCCGCTGATGGACATCAATACTTGTGAG ACCGAGGCCCCTGAGCTATGGGACTATGTCTTTGTGGTCGATCGTCGCACCCAGAGAAACCCCGGGCAGGTCCAGAGGCAGCGGCAGTTCTTGGAAGAGCTTGAGAACCAGGGCTTTCGCTACAAG GCAATGGAGGACCAGGAGAAGGAGTTCTTCGGGATCCGAGCTGACAATAGGATGTTTGACCGGTACTGGAGACTTACGGAGACCGAGGACACTGTCCCCAGAGGGGAGCTGTCCAGGCCAACTTCCATCCGAGCCACCAACAG AATCCGAATTGTCGACTTTGTCCTGAACAGCAAGATGGCAGCAGGTG ACacgctccaggatttggtgaagGATGGGGTCTTTGAGGCCGGGTTCCCCCTGCACAAG GGGGAAGAACACCTAAAGAAGAAATGGGCCCGGTGGAGAAGCATGTTCCAAAGGCAGCCAATTAGTGATATCAG GGACTACTTTGGAGAGAAAGTGGCCCTGTACTTCGCCTGGCTCGGCTGGTACACTTACATGCTGGTGCCCGCAGCAGTGATAGGCCTCATCGTCTTCCTGAGCGGGTTTTCCCAATTCGAAGCCAGCCAGATAAG CAAGGAGATCTGCAAGGCCCACGACATCTACATGTGCCCTCGCGGCGACCACAACCGCAGGTTCCAGCGGCTCTCAGACACCTGCGCCTATGCCAAG CTCACCCACCTCTTTGACAACGAGGGCACCGTGCTGTTCGCCATCTTCATGGCGCTGTGGG CCACGGTGTTCCTGGAGCTGTGGAAGCGGGAGCGAGCCCGAGTGGTCCTGCAGTGGGAGCTGTACGGGTGGGACGAGGACCAG GAGGAAATGGCTCTGGGGCTCATAAGCTGCCCAGACCACCAGCCGCAGCTGCACCAGCACTCCTACCTGCGGAGCACCGTCATCCTTCTCCTGTCTCTCCTGATG ATCTGCCTCATGATCGGCATGGCCCACGTCCTGGTGGTCTACCGAGTCCTAGCTGCCGCCCTCTTCAACTCGGCCTTGCCCTTCCTGGGGGAGCAGGTGACCACGGCTGTGGTGGTGAGCGGGGCCCTGGTTCACTATGTGATCATCCTCATCATGACCAAG ATCAACAAATATGTGGCCCTGAAGCTTTGTGACTTTG AGAAACCCAGGACCTTTTCAGAGCGAGAGAGCAAGTTCACTATCAAGTTCTTCACTCTGCAGTTTTTTGCTCACTTCTCCTCCCTTATCTACATTGCCTTCATCCTGGGCAG GATCAACGGTCACCCCGGGAAGACGGTGCGCCTGGCGGGGCTGTGGAAGCTGGAGGAG TGCCACCTCAGCGGCTGCATGATGGACCTCTTCGTGCAGATGGCCATCATCATGGGTCTGAAGCAAACGCTCAGCAACTGCGTGGAGTATCTGAAGCC GTGGCTGGCGCACAAGTGTCGCTCCTTGCGGGCCCCGTCTCAGGACCCCGAGCTGGGCCACTGGCAGCGCAACTATCGGCTGAACCCAGTCTACACCTTCAGCCTGTTCAACGAGTTCATGGAGATGA TGATCCAGTACGGCTTCACCACCATCTTCGTGGCTGCCTTCCCGCTGGCCCCGCTGCTCGCGCTCTTCAGCAACCTCGTGGAGATCCGCCTGGACGCCATCAAAATGGTCCGGCTGCAGCGGCGCCTGGTGCCACGCAAGGCCAAGGACATCG GGACCTGGCTGCAGGTGCTGGAGATCATCGGTGTGCTGGCGGTCATTGCCAATGGGATGGTCATCGCCTTCACGTCCGAGTTCATCCCCCGTGTGGTGTACAAGTACCGCTATGGCCCCTGCCGGAGAGGGGCCCAGTCTGAAGTCGA CTGCTTCACCGGCTATGTCAACCACAGCCTGTCTGTGTTCTACACCAAAGACTTCCAGGATCCTGCCAAAATCGAGGGCTGGGAGAATGTGACCGAGTGCAG GTACCGGGACTATTTCTCTGCTCAGGACTCCAACTTCTCAGAGCAGCAGTGGTTCCTCCTGGCGATCCGCCTGGCCTTCCTCATCCTCTTTGAG CACGTGGCTTTATGCATCAAGCTCATTGCGGCCTGGTTTGTACCCGACGTCCCGCAGTCTGTGAAGAACGAAGTCCTGAAGAAGAAGTACCAGAGACTGGAAGAAAAAAG CTGCAGCCCCAAGAGCACAGACGTGTAG
- the ANO9 gene encoding anoctamin-9 isoform X4: MRGEDSLRILVPTEGESLPLMDINTCETEAPELWDYVFVVDRRTQRNPGQVQRQRQFLEELENQGFRYKAMEDQEKEFFGIRADNRMFDRYWRLTETEDTVPRGELSRPTSIRATNRIRIVDFVLNSKMAAGDTLQDLVKDGVFEAGFPLHKGEEHLKKKWARWRSMFQRQPISDIRDYFGEKVALYFAWLGWYTYMLVPAAVIGLIVFLSGFSQFEASQISKEICKAHDIYMCPRGDHNRRFQRLSDTCAYAKLTHLFDNEGTVLFAIFMALWATVFLELWKRERARVVLQWELYGWDEDQEEMALGLISCPDHQPQLHQHSYLRSTVILLLSLLMICLMIGMAHVLVVYRVLAAALFNSALPFLGEQVTTAVVVSGALVHYVIILIMTKINKYVALKLCDFEKPRTFSERESKFTIKFFTLQFFAHFSSLIYIAFILGRINGHPGKTVRLAGLWKLEECHLSGCMMDLFVQMAIIMGLKQTLSNCVEYLKPWLAHKCRSLRAPSQDPELGHWQRNYRLNPVYTFSLFNEFMEMMIQYGFTTIFVAAFPLAPLLALFSNLVEIRLDAIKMVRLQRRLVPRKAKDIGTWLQVLEIIGVLAVIANGMVIAFTSEFIPRVVYKYRYGPCRRGAQSEVDCFTGYVNHSLSVFYTKDFQDPAKIEGWENVTECRYRDYFSAQDSNFSEQQWFLLAIRLAFLILFEHVALCIKLIAAWFVPDVPQSVKNEVLKKKYQRLEEKSCSPKSTDV; encoded by the exons ATGCGG GGAGAAGACAGTCTCCGGATCCTGGTGCCGACGGAAGGTGAGAGCCTTCCGCTGATGGACATCAATACTTGTGAG ACCGAGGCCCCTGAGCTATGGGACTATGTCTTTGTGGTCGATCGTCGCACCCAGAGAAACCCCGGGCAGGTCCAGAGGCAGCGGCAGTTCTTGGAAGAGCTTGAGAACCAGGGCTTTCGCTACAAG GCAATGGAGGACCAGGAGAAGGAGTTCTTCGGGATCCGAGCTGACAATAGGATGTTTGACCGGTACTGGAGACTTACGGAGACCGAGGACACTGTCCCCAGAGGGGAGCTGTCCAGGCCAACTTCCATCCGAGCCACCAACAG AATCCGAATTGTCGACTTTGTCCTGAACAGCAAGATGGCAGCAGGTG ACacgctccaggatttggtgaagGATGGGGTCTTTGAGGCCGGGTTCCCCCTGCACAAG GGGGAAGAACACCTAAAGAAGAAATGGGCCCGGTGGAGAAGCATGTTCCAAAGGCAGCCAATTAGTGATATCAG GGACTACTTTGGAGAGAAAGTGGCCCTGTACTTCGCCTGGCTCGGCTGGTACACTTACATGCTGGTGCCCGCAGCAGTGATAGGCCTCATCGTCTTCCTGAGCGGGTTTTCCCAATTCGAAGCCAGCCAGATAAG CAAGGAGATCTGCAAGGCCCACGACATCTACATGTGCCCTCGCGGCGACCACAACCGCAGGTTCCAGCGGCTCTCAGACACCTGCGCCTATGCCAAG CTCACCCACCTCTTTGACAACGAGGGCACCGTGCTGTTCGCCATCTTCATGGCGCTGTGGG CCACGGTGTTCCTGGAGCTGTGGAAGCGGGAGCGAGCCCGAGTGGTCCTGCAGTGGGAGCTGTACGGGTGGGACGAGGACCAG GAGGAAATGGCTCTGGGGCTCATAAGCTGCCCAGACCACCAGCCGCAGCTGCACCAGCACTCCTACCTGCGGAGCACCGTCATCCTTCTCCTGTCTCTCCTGATG ATCTGCCTCATGATCGGCATGGCCCACGTCCTGGTGGTCTACCGAGTCCTAGCTGCCGCCCTCTTCAACTCGGCCTTGCCCTTCCTGGGGGAGCAGGTGACCACGGCTGTGGTGGTGAGCGGGGCCCTGGTTCACTATGTGATCATCCTCATCATGACCAAG ATCAACAAATATGTGGCCCTGAAGCTTTGTGACTTTG AGAAACCCAGGACCTTTTCAGAGCGAGAGAGCAAGTTCACTATCAAGTTCTTCACTCTGCAGTTTTTTGCTCACTTCTCCTCCCTTATCTACATTGCCTTCATCCTGGGCAG GATCAACGGTCACCCCGGGAAGACGGTGCGCCTGGCGGGGCTGTGGAAGCTGGAGGAG TGCCACCTCAGCGGCTGCATGATGGACCTCTTCGTGCAGATGGCCATCATCATGGGTCTGAAGCAAACGCTCAGCAACTGCGTGGAGTATCTGAAGCC GTGGCTGGCGCACAAGTGTCGCTCCTTGCGGGCCCCGTCTCAGGACCCCGAGCTGGGCCACTGGCAGCGCAACTATCGGCTGAACCCAGTCTACACCTTCAGCCTGTTCAACGAGTTCATGGAGATGA TGATCCAGTACGGCTTCACCACCATCTTCGTGGCTGCCTTCCCGCTGGCCCCGCTGCTCGCGCTCTTCAGCAACCTCGTGGAGATCCGCCTGGACGCCATCAAAATGGTCCGGCTGCAGCGGCGCCTGGTGCCACGCAAGGCCAAGGACATCG GGACCTGGCTGCAGGTGCTGGAGATCATCGGTGTGCTGGCGGTCATTGCCAATGGGATGGTCATCGCCTTCACGTCCGAGTTCATCCCCCGTGTGGTGTACAAGTACCGCTATGGCCCCTGCCGGAGAGGGGCCCAGTCTGAAGTCGA CTGCTTCACCGGCTATGTCAACCACAGCCTGTCTGTGTTCTACACCAAAGACTTCCAGGATCCTGCCAAAATCGAGGGCTGGGAGAATGTGACCGAGTGCAG GTACCGGGACTATTTCTCTGCTCAGGACTCCAACTTCTCAGAGCAGCAGTGGTTCCTCCTGGCGATCCGCCTGGCCTTCCTCATCCTCTTTGAG CACGTGGCTTTATGCATCAAGCTCATTGCGGCCTGGTTTGTACCCGACGTCCCGCAGTCTGTGAAGAACGAAGTCCTGAAGAAGAAGTACCAGAGACTGGAAGAAAAAAG CTGCAGCCCCAAGAGCACAGACGTGTAG
- the ANO9 gene encoding anoctamin-9 isoform X5 — MDINTCETEAPELWDYVFVVDRRTQRNPGQVQRQRQFLEELENQGFRYKAMEDQEKEFFGIRADNRMFDRYWRLTETEDTVPRGELSRPTSIRATNRIRIVDFVLNSKMAAGDTLQDLVKDGVFEAGFPLHKGEEHLKKKWARWRSMFQRQPISDIRDYFGEKVALYFAWLGWYTYMLVPAAVIGLIVFLSGFSQFEASQISKEICKAHDIYMCPRGDHNRRFQRLSDTCAYAKLTHLFDNEGTVLFAIFMALWATVFLELWKRERARVVLQWELYGWDEDQEEMALGLISCPDHQPQLHQHSYLRSTVILLLSLLMICLMIGMAHVLVVYRVLAAALFNSALPFLGEQVTTAVVVSGALVHYVIILIMTKINKYVALKLCDFEKPRTFSERESKFTIKFFTLQFFAHFSSLIYIAFILGRINGHPGKTVRLAGLWKLEECHLSGCMMDLFVQMAIIMGLKQTLSNCVEYLKPWLAHKCRSLRAPSQDPELGHWQRNYRLNPVYTFSLFNEFMEMMIQYGFTTIFVAAFPLAPLLALFSNLVEIRLDAIKMVRLQRRLVPRKAKDIGTWLQVLEIIGVLAVIANGMVIAFTSEFIPRVVYKYRYGPCRRGAQSEVDCFTGYVNHSLSVFYTKDFQDPAKIEGWENVTECRYRDYFSAQDSNFSEQQWFLLAIRLAFLILFEHVALCIKLIAAWFVPDVPQSVKNEVLKKKYQRLEEKSCSPKSTDV, encoded by the exons ATGGACATCAATACTTGTGAG ACCGAGGCCCCTGAGCTATGGGACTATGTCTTTGTGGTCGATCGTCGCACCCAGAGAAACCCCGGGCAGGTCCAGAGGCAGCGGCAGTTCTTGGAAGAGCTTGAGAACCAGGGCTTTCGCTACAAG GCAATGGAGGACCAGGAGAAGGAGTTCTTCGGGATCCGAGCTGACAATAGGATGTTTGACCGGTACTGGAGACTTACGGAGACCGAGGACACTGTCCCCAGAGGGGAGCTGTCCAGGCCAACTTCCATCCGAGCCACCAACAG AATCCGAATTGTCGACTTTGTCCTGAACAGCAAGATGGCAGCAGGTG ACacgctccaggatttggtgaagGATGGGGTCTTTGAGGCCGGGTTCCCCCTGCACAAG GGGGAAGAACACCTAAAGAAGAAATGGGCCCGGTGGAGAAGCATGTTCCAAAGGCAGCCAATTAGTGATATCAG GGACTACTTTGGAGAGAAAGTGGCCCTGTACTTCGCCTGGCTCGGCTGGTACACTTACATGCTGGTGCCCGCAGCAGTGATAGGCCTCATCGTCTTCCTGAGCGGGTTTTCCCAATTCGAAGCCAGCCAGATAAG CAAGGAGATCTGCAAGGCCCACGACATCTACATGTGCCCTCGCGGCGACCACAACCGCAGGTTCCAGCGGCTCTCAGACACCTGCGCCTATGCCAAG CTCACCCACCTCTTTGACAACGAGGGCACCGTGCTGTTCGCCATCTTCATGGCGCTGTGGG CCACGGTGTTCCTGGAGCTGTGGAAGCGGGAGCGAGCCCGAGTGGTCCTGCAGTGGGAGCTGTACGGGTGGGACGAGGACCAG GAGGAAATGGCTCTGGGGCTCATAAGCTGCCCAGACCACCAGCCGCAGCTGCACCAGCACTCCTACCTGCGGAGCACCGTCATCCTTCTCCTGTCTCTCCTGATG ATCTGCCTCATGATCGGCATGGCCCACGTCCTGGTGGTCTACCGAGTCCTAGCTGCCGCCCTCTTCAACTCGGCCTTGCCCTTCCTGGGGGAGCAGGTGACCACGGCTGTGGTGGTGAGCGGGGCCCTGGTTCACTATGTGATCATCCTCATCATGACCAAG ATCAACAAATATGTGGCCCTGAAGCTTTGTGACTTTG AGAAACCCAGGACCTTTTCAGAGCGAGAGAGCAAGTTCACTATCAAGTTCTTCACTCTGCAGTTTTTTGCTCACTTCTCCTCCCTTATCTACATTGCCTTCATCCTGGGCAG GATCAACGGTCACCCCGGGAAGACGGTGCGCCTGGCGGGGCTGTGGAAGCTGGAGGAG TGCCACCTCAGCGGCTGCATGATGGACCTCTTCGTGCAGATGGCCATCATCATGGGTCTGAAGCAAACGCTCAGCAACTGCGTGGAGTATCTGAAGCC GTGGCTGGCGCACAAGTGTCGCTCCTTGCGGGCCCCGTCTCAGGACCCCGAGCTGGGCCACTGGCAGCGCAACTATCGGCTGAACCCAGTCTACACCTTCAGCCTGTTCAACGAGTTCATGGAGATGA TGATCCAGTACGGCTTCACCACCATCTTCGTGGCTGCCTTCCCGCTGGCCCCGCTGCTCGCGCTCTTCAGCAACCTCGTGGAGATCCGCCTGGACGCCATCAAAATGGTCCGGCTGCAGCGGCGCCTGGTGCCACGCAAGGCCAAGGACATCG GGACCTGGCTGCAGGTGCTGGAGATCATCGGTGTGCTGGCGGTCATTGCCAATGGGATGGTCATCGCCTTCACGTCCGAGTTCATCCCCCGTGTGGTGTACAAGTACCGCTATGGCCCCTGCCGGAGAGGGGCCCAGTCTGAAGTCGA CTGCTTCACCGGCTATGTCAACCACAGCCTGTCTGTGTTCTACACCAAAGACTTCCAGGATCCTGCCAAAATCGAGGGCTGGGAGAATGTGACCGAGTGCAG GTACCGGGACTATTTCTCTGCTCAGGACTCCAACTTCTCAGAGCAGCAGTGGTTCCTCCTGGCGATCCGCCTGGCCTTCCTCATCCTCTTTGAG CACGTGGCTTTATGCATCAAGCTCATTGCGGCCTGGTTTGTACCCGACGTCCCGCAGTCTGTGAAGAACGAAGTCCTGAAGAAGAAGTACCAGAGACTGGAAGAAAAAAG CTGCAGCCCCAAGAGCACAGACGTGTAG
- the ANO9 gene encoding anoctamin-9 isoform X8 → MSLWSIVAPRETPGRSRGSGSSWKSLRTRAFATRIRIVDFVLNSKMAAGDTLQDLVKDGVFEAGFPLHKGEEHLKKKWARWRSMFQRQPISDIRDYFGEKVALYFAWLGWYTYMLVPAAVIGLIVFLSGFSQFEASQISKEICKAHDIYMCPRGDHNRRFQRLSDTCAYAKLTHLFDNEGTVLFAIFMALWATVFLELWKRERARVVLQWELYGWDEDQEEMALGLISCPDHQPQLHQHSYLRSTVILLLSLLMICLMIGMAHVLVVYRVLAAALFNSALPFLGEQVTTAVVVSGALVHYVIILIMTKINKYVALKLCDFEKPRTFSERESKFTIKFFTLQFFAHFSSLIYIAFILGRINGHPGKTVRLAGLWKLEECHLSGCMMDLFVQMAIIMGLKQTLSNCVEYLKPWLAHKCRSLRAPSQDPELGHWQRNYRLNPVYTFSLFNEFMEMMIQYGFTTIFVAAFPLAPLLALFSNLVEIRLDAIKMVRLQRRLVPRKAKDIGTWLQVLEIIGVLAVIANGMVIAFTSEFIPRVVYKYRYGPCRRGAQSEVDCFTGYVNHSLSVFYTKDFQDPAKIEGWENVTECRYRDYFSAQDSNFSEQQWFLLAIRLAFLILFEHVALCIKLIAAWFVPDVPQSVKNEVLKKKYQRLEEKSCSPKSTDV, encoded by the exons ATGTCTTTGTGGTCGATCGTCGCACCCAGAGAAACCCCGGGCAGGTCCAGAGGCAGCGGCAGTTCTTGGAAGAGCTTGAGAACCAGGGCTTTCGCTACAAG AATCCGAATTGTCGACTTTGTCCTGAACAGCAAGATGGCAGCAGGTG ACacgctccaggatttggtgaagGATGGGGTCTTTGAGGCCGGGTTCCCCCTGCACAAG GGGGAAGAACACCTAAAGAAGAAATGGGCCCGGTGGAGAAGCATGTTCCAAAGGCAGCCAATTAGTGATATCAG GGACTACTTTGGAGAGAAAGTGGCCCTGTACTTCGCCTGGCTCGGCTGGTACACTTACATGCTGGTGCCCGCAGCAGTGATAGGCCTCATCGTCTTCCTGAGCGGGTTTTCCCAATTCGAAGCCAGCCAGATAAG CAAGGAGATCTGCAAGGCCCACGACATCTACATGTGCCCTCGCGGCGACCACAACCGCAGGTTCCAGCGGCTCTCAGACACCTGCGCCTATGCCAAG CTCACCCACCTCTTTGACAACGAGGGCACCGTGCTGTTCGCCATCTTCATGGCGCTGTGGG CCACGGTGTTCCTGGAGCTGTGGAAGCGGGAGCGAGCCCGAGTGGTCCTGCAGTGGGAGCTGTACGGGTGGGACGAGGACCAG GAGGAAATGGCTCTGGGGCTCATAAGCTGCCCAGACCACCAGCCGCAGCTGCACCAGCACTCCTACCTGCGGAGCACCGTCATCCTTCTCCTGTCTCTCCTGATG ATCTGCCTCATGATCGGCATGGCCCACGTCCTGGTGGTCTACCGAGTCCTAGCTGCCGCCCTCTTCAACTCGGCCTTGCCCTTCCTGGGGGAGCAGGTGACCACGGCTGTGGTGGTGAGCGGGGCCCTGGTTCACTATGTGATCATCCTCATCATGACCAAG ATCAACAAATATGTGGCCCTGAAGCTTTGTGACTTTG AGAAACCCAGGACCTTTTCAGAGCGAGAGAGCAAGTTCACTATCAAGTTCTTCACTCTGCAGTTTTTTGCTCACTTCTCCTCCCTTATCTACATTGCCTTCATCCTGGGCAG GATCAACGGTCACCCCGGGAAGACGGTGCGCCTGGCGGGGCTGTGGAAGCTGGAGGAG TGCCACCTCAGCGGCTGCATGATGGACCTCTTCGTGCAGATGGCCATCATCATGGGTCTGAAGCAAACGCTCAGCAACTGCGTGGAGTATCTGAAGCC GTGGCTGGCGCACAAGTGTCGCTCCTTGCGGGCCCCGTCTCAGGACCCCGAGCTGGGCCACTGGCAGCGCAACTATCGGCTGAACCCAGTCTACACCTTCAGCCTGTTCAACGAGTTCATGGAGATGA TGATCCAGTACGGCTTCACCACCATCTTCGTGGCTGCCTTCCCGCTGGCCCCGCTGCTCGCGCTCTTCAGCAACCTCGTGGAGATCCGCCTGGACGCCATCAAAATGGTCCGGCTGCAGCGGCGCCTGGTGCCACGCAAGGCCAAGGACATCG GGACCTGGCTGCAGGTGCTGGAGATCATCGGTGTGCTGGCGGTCATTGCCAATGGGATGGTCATCGCCTTCACGTCCGAGTTCATCCCCCGTGTGGTGTACAAGTACCGCTATGGCCCCTGCCGGAGAGGGGCCCAGTCTGAAGTCGA CTGCTTCACCGGCTATGTCAACCACAGCCTGTCTGTGTTCTACACCAAAGACTTCCAGGATCCTGCCAAAATCGAGGGCTGGGAGAATGTGACCGAGTGCAG GTACCGGGACTATTTCTCTGCTCAGGACTCCAACTTCTCAGAGCAGCAGTGGTTCCTCCTGGCGATCCGCCTGGCCTTCCTCATCCTCTTTGAG CACGTGGCTTTATGCATCAAGCTCATTGCGGCCTGGTTTGTACCCGACGTCCCGCAGTCTGTGAAGAACGAAGTCCTGAAGAAGAAGTACCAGAGACTGGAAGAAAAAAG CTGCAGCCCCAAGAGCACAGACGTGTAG
- the ANO9 gene encoding anoctamin-9 isoform X9, with protein MAAGDTLQDLVKDGVFEAGFPLHKGEEHLKKKWARWRSMFQRQPISDIRDYFGEKVALYFAWLGWYTYMLVPAAVIGLIVFLSGFSQFEASQISKEICKAHDIYMCPRGDHNRRFQRLSDTCAYAKLTHLFDNEGTVLFAIFMALWATVFLELWKRERARVVLQWELYGWDEDQEEMALGLISCPDHQPQLHQHSYLRSTVILLLSLLMICLMIGMAHVLVVYRVLAAALFNSALPFLGEQVTTAVVVSGALVHYVIILIMTKINKYVALKLCDFEKPRTFSERESKFTIKFFTLQFFAHFSSLIYIAFILGRINGHPGKTVRLAGLWKLEECHLSGCMMDLFVQMAIIMGLKQTLSNCVEYLKPWLAHKCRSLRAPSQDPELGHWQRNYRLNPVYTFSLFNEFMEMMIQYGFTTIFVAAFPLAPLLALFSNLVEIRLDAIKMVRLQRRLVPRKAKDIGTWLQVLEIIGVLAVIANGMVIAFTSEFIPRVVYKYRYGPCRRGAQSEVDCFTGYVNHSLSVFYTKDFQDPAKIEGWENVTECRYRDYFSAQDSNFSEQQWFLLAIRLAFLILFEHVALCIKLIAAWFVPDVPQSVKNEVLKKKYQRLEEKSCSPKSTDV; from the exons ATGGCAGCAGGTG ACacgctccaggatttggtgaagGATGGGGTCTTTGAGGCCGGGTTCCCCCTGCACAAG GGGGAAGAACACCTAAAGAAGAAATGGGCCCGGTGGAGAAGCATGTTCCAAAGGCAGCCAATTAGTGATATCAG GGACTACTTTGGAGAGAAAGTGGCCCTGTACTTCGCCTGGCTCGGCTGGTACACTTACATGCTGGTGCCCGCAGCAGTGATAGGCCTCATCGTCTTCCTGAGCGGGTTTTCCCAATTCGAAGCCAGCCAGATAAG CAAGGAGATCTGCAAGGCCCACGACATCTACATGTGCCCTCGCGGCGACCACAACCGCAGGTTCCAGCGGCTCTCAGACACCTGCGCCTATGCCAAG CTCACCCACCTCTTTGACAACGAGGGCACCGTGCTGTTCGCCATCTTCATGGCGCTGTGGG CCACGGTGTTCCTGGAGCTGTGGAAGCGGGAGCGAGCCCGAGTGGTCCTGCAGTGGGAGCTGTACGGGTGGGACGAGGACCAG GAGGAAATGGCTCTGGGGCTCATAAGCTGCCCAGACCACCAGCCGCAGCTGCACCAGCACTCCTACCTGCGGAGCACCGTCATCCTTCTCCTGTCTCTCCTGATG ATCTGCCTCATGATCGGCATGGCCCACGTCCTGGTGGTCTACCGAGTCCTAGCTGCCGCCCTCTTCAACTCGGCCTTGCCCTTCCTGGGGGAGCAGGTGACCACGGCTGTGGTGGTGAGCGGGGCCCTGGTTCACTATGTGATCATCCTCATCATGACCAAG ATCAACAAATATGTGGCCCTGAAGCTTTGTGACTTTG AGAAACCCAGGACCTTTTCAGAGCGAGAGAGCAAGTTCACTATCAAGTTCTTCACTCTGCAGTTTTTTGCTCACTTCTCCTCCCTTATCTACATTGCCTTCATCCTGGGCAG GATCAACGGTCACCCCGGGAAGACGGTGCGCCTGGCGGGGCTGTGGAAGCTGGAGGAG TGCCACCTCAGCGGCTGCATGATGGACCTCTTCGTGCAGATGGCCATCATCATGGGTCTGAAGCAAACGCTCAGCAACTGCGTGGAGTATCTGAAGCC GTGGCTGGCGCACAAGTGTCGCTCCTTGCGGGCCCCGTCTCAGGACCCCGAGCTGGGCCACTGGCAGCGCAACTATCGGCTGAACCCAGTCTACACCTTCAGCCTGTTCAACGAGTTCATGGAGATGA TGATCCAGTACGGCTTCACCACCATCTTCGTGGCTGCCTTCCCGCTGGCCCCGCTGCTCGCGCTCTTCAGCAACCTCGTGGAGATCCGCCTGGACGCCATCAAAATGGTCCGGCTGCAGCGGCGCCTGGTGCCACGCAAGGCCAAGGACATCG GGACCTGGCTGCAGGTGCTGGAGATCATCGGTGTGCTGGCGGTCATTGCCAATGGGATGGTCATCGCCTTCACGTCCGAGTTCATCCCCCGTGTGGTGTACAAGTACCGCTATGGCCCCTGCCGGAGAGGGGCCCAGTCTGAAGTCGA CTGCTTCACCGGCTATGTCAACCACAGCCTGTCTGTGTTCTACACCAAAGACTTCCAGGATCCTGCCAAAATCGAGGGCTGGGAGAATGTGACCGAGTGCAG GTACCGGGACTATTTCTCTGCTCAGGACTCCAACTTCTCAGAGCAGCAGTGGTTCCTCCTGGCGATCCGCCTGGCCTTCCTCATCCTCTTTGAG CACGTGGCTTTATGCATCAAGCTCATTGCGGCCTGGTTTGTACCCGACGTCCCGCAGTCTGTGAAGAACGAAGTCCTGAAGAAGAAGTACCAGAGACTGGAAGAAAAAAG CTGCAGCCCCAAGAGCACAGACGTGTAG